The genome window CGGTATGCGAGCGCGTCGGGAAAACCTTTGTTACGCACGCCGTCTTGAGGCCAGCCTGCGCACAGCCGAGCGTGGCGCGAAGGCCAGCGCCGCCCGCGCCGACCACGACCACGTCGAAGGTGTGATCGTGTATCTTGTATGCGCGCCCGTTGACCGTGGGAGCGGCCACGCCGTTCAGTGTTGCATCCGCCATGAGACTAATTTCCAAGGAAAAGCTTCAGGATCGACAGCACGCCGACGACGGCGATCACGATCACGAAGAATGTGTTCAGGAAGAGAAACGGAACCTTGAGGCCGTGGGGCATGTATTCCTCGACCGGAACCTGCATGCCGAGGCGCATATGGATGGCGGTCGAGATCACCACGAGGATCGACGCGATTGCGTTGAACGGGTGGCCGAAGAACGCCTTCACATCGCCGAGCGGCGCGCCCGCCAGCGTCAGGCCGGTGTAGACGAGGAACGC of Rhodomicrobium vannielii ATCC 17100 contains these proteins:
- the sdhD gene encoding succinate dehydrogenase, hydrophobic membrane anchor protein produces the protein MPSTTYRTELKKVRGLGSAIGGPGTDHFWAQRLTAVSNLFVVAFLVYTGLTLAGAPLGDVKAFFGHPFNAIASILVVISTAIHMRLGMQVPVEEYMPHGLKVPFLFLNTFFVIVIAVVGVLSILKLFLGN